From one Streptomyces sp. R41 genomic stretch:
- a CDS encoding DUF5949 family protein: protein MTSTPSETRPFRIAELSTLVALPWSDEAPERTLKAAAHVVLPALSLHG, encoded by the coding sequence GTGACCTCAACCCCAAGCGAAACGCGCCCCTTCCGCATCGCCGAGCTCAGCACGCTCGTCGCGCTGCCCTGGAGCGACGAGGCCCCCGAGCGGACCCTGAAGGCCGCGGCACATGTGGTCCTGCCGGCCCTCAGCCTGCACGGCTGA
- a CDS encoding glycosyltransferase, with protein sequence MRIPLGPVPHHATPCAARGPHVLHVTQPVEGGVARLLTDLAAAQLAAGLRVTVACPRGGTLTDALRAVGCRVLPWDATRAPGLRLPGEVRRLARILRDVRPDVVHAHSAKAGLAARLAVRGRLPTVFQPHAWSFDAVDRNLAHAALRWERFGARWAARVLCVSEAERRAGEQGGITAQWQVVPNGVDTCRFRPEGNRARSGAGPLVVCVGRLCRQKGQDVLLEAWPAVVRQLPAARLVLVGDGPDAERLHSGAPASVEFAGAALDAAPWYRAADIVVLPSRREGMALVPLEAMACARPVLVTDVDGVRESLPPGHLPHCLVPPEDPDALARALTALLRRAPLRAALGAQGRAHVLAAHDVQHAADAVIDVYRELLGVLTPVVVPNQSRVSITT encoded by the coding sequence ATGCGCATTCCCCTGGGACCCGTCCCGCACCATGCGACGCCGTGCGCTGCACGTGGGCCGCACGTCCTGCACGTCACTCAGCCGGTCGAGGGCGGTGTCGCCCGGCTTCTCACGGACCTGGCGGCGGCACAGCTCGCCGCAGGGCTGCGCGTCACCGTGGCCTGCCCGCGAGGCGGCACGCTGACGGACGCACTGCGCGCGGTGGGCTGCAGGGTGCTGCCCTGGGACGCGACCCGCGCACCGGGCCTTCGGCTCCCGGGCGAGGTACGGCGGCTGGCGCGGATCCTCCGCGACGTGCGGCCTGACGTGGTGCACGCGCACAGTGCCAAGGCGGGGCTCGCGGCGCGGCTCGCGGTGCGCGGCCGACTCCCTACCGTCTTTCAGCCGCACGCGTGGTCGTTCGATGCCGTGGACAGAAATCTGGCCCACGCGGCTCTGCGGTGGGAGCGGTTCGGGGCGCGGTGGGCGGCGCGTGTCCTGTGCGTCAGCGAGGCGGAACGGCGTGCCGGGGAGCAGGGTGGCATCACCGCCCAGTGGCAGGTGGTCCCCAACGGCGTCGACACGTGCAGGTTCCGGCCGGAGGGGAACCGTGCTCGGTCCGGAGCGGGTCCGCTCGTCGTATGCGTGGGACGGCTGTGCCGCCAGAAGGGCCAGGATGTGCTCCTGGAGGCCTGGCCTGCCGTCGTGCGGCAGCTGCCCGCCGCCCGGCTGGTGCTGGTCGGCGACGGTCCGGACGCGGAGCGACTGCACTCCGGTGCGCCCGCTTCGGTGGAATTCGCCGGCGCGGCACTCGACGCCGCCCCCTGGTACCGGGCCGCCGACATCGTGGTCCTGCCGTCCCGCCGGGAGGGCATGGCGCTCGTCCCCCTGGAGGCCATGGCGTGCGCCCGGCCGGTGCTCGTCACGGACGTGGACGGAGTGCGCGAGAGCCTGCCACCCGGCCATCTGCCGCACTGCCTGGTGCCGCCGGAGGACCCCGACGCGCTGGCGCGGGCGCTGACGGCGCTGCTGCGCCGCGCGCCGCTGCGCGCGGCGCTGGGCGCACAGGGCCGCGCCCACGTGCTCGCCGCCCACGACGTACAGCACGCCGCGGACGCGGTGATCGACGTGTACCGAGAACTGCTCGGCGTTCTCACGCCGGTCGTCGTACCCAACCAGAGCAGGGTGTCCATCACCACATGA